A genomic stretch from Malus domestica chromosome 15, GDT2T_hap1 includes:
- the LOC103400909 gene encoding 3-oxoacyl-[acyl-carrier-protein] synthase II, chloroplastic-like, translating into MAASSVASPLCTWLVAACMSVTCDRDCSARPSMLSSSRRRPKCAGRRRLPSKCSSFSGDFQKGLISAFSGSSIQGLMSSCLAFEPCDEYYSSKGLSSLGCNGLSSLFGSNRRQRQFNGASYSGETMAVAVQPTEELTKQKKPLTRQRRVVVTGMSVVTPLGHDSDVFYNNLLEGVSGISEIEAFDCTQFPTRIGGEIKSFSTDGWVTPKFSRRMDKFMLYLLTAGKKALADAGITEEVLETLDKAKCGVLIGSAMGGMKVFNDAIEALRVSYKKMNPFCVPFATTNMGSAMLAMDLGWMGPNYSISTACATSNFCILNSANHIIRGEADLMLCGGSDSVMIPIGLGGFVACRALSQRNNDPTKASRPWDSNRDGFVMGEGAGVLLLEELEHAKKRGATIYAEFLGGSFTCDAYHMTEPHPDGAGVILCIEKALEQSGVSREDVNYINAHATSTPAGDLKEYNALIHCFGQNPELRVNSTKSMIGHLLGAAGAVEAVAAVQAIRTGWIHPNINLENPDEGVDTKLLVGPKKERLDVKVALSNSFGFGGHNSSVLFAPYQ; encoded by the exons ATGGCTGCCTCCTCTGTTGCATCTCCGCTCTGCACGTGGCTGGTGGCCGCTTGCATGTCGGTCACGTGCGACAGGGACTGCTCTGCCAGGCCATCTATGCTCAGCTCCTCCCGGAGGCGGCCGAAATGTGCCGGAAGAAGGAGGCTGCCGTCCAAATGTAGTAGCTTTAGTGGCGATTTCCAGAAGGGCCTGATTTCTGCGTTCAGTGGATCCAGCATTCAGGGCCTCATGAGCTCCTGCTTGGCTTTCGAGCCCTGCGATGAGTACTACAGCTCAAAGGGTTTATCTTCTTTGGGATGCAATGGGCTTTCATCACTGTTTGGATCCAATCGAAGGCAGAGGCAATTTAATGGAGCCTCCTACTCTG GGGAAACCATGGCTGTAGCTGTGCAACCTACTGAAGAATTAACAAAACAGAAGAAACCTTTAACAAGACAGAGGCGAGTGGTTGTGACAGGAATGAGTGTGGTGACCCCACTCGGTCATGATTCTGATGTCTTCTACAATAATTTGCTTGAGGGAGTTAGTGGCATTAGTGAGATAGAAGCTTTTGATTGTACCCAGTTTCCAACG AGGATAGGTGGTGAGATAAAGTCTTTCTCAACGGACGGATGGGTAACACCAAAGTTTTCTAGAAGAATGGATAAGTTCATGCTTTATTTGCTTACTGCTGGAAAGAAAGCCTTGGCAGATGCTGGAATCACAGAAGAAGTCCTGGAAACATTAGATAAAGCAAAATGTGGGGTTTTGATTGGCTCAGCAATGGGTGGCATGAAG GTCTTCAATGATGCAATTGAAGCTTTACGGGTTTCCTATAAGAAGATGAACCCTTTCTGTGTACCCTTCGCAACTACAAATATGGGTTCTGCCATGCTGGCAATGGATCTG GGCTGGATGGGCCCAAACTATTCAATCTCTACTGCTTGTGCTACAAGCAACTTCTGTATTTTGAATTCAGCAAATCATATCATTAGAGGCGAAGCA GACCTTATGCTCTGTGGTGGTTCAGATTCAGTGATGATACCTATTG GATTGGGAGGCTTTGTGGCATGCAGAGCACTGTCACAAAGAAACAATGATCCGACTAAAGCATCACGCCCTTGGGATAGT AATCGTGATGGCTTTGTTATGGGGGAAGGAGCTGGCGTTTTGCTTCTAGAAGAGTTAGAACATGCTAAG AAAAGAGGTGCAACTATTTATGCAGAATTCCTTGGTGGAAGCTTCACATGTGATGCTTACCACATGACTGAGCCACACCCTGATG GGGCCGGGGTTATTCTCTGCATAGAAAAGGCATTAGAGCAGTCTGGGGTGTCTAGGGAAGATGTTAATTACATTAATGCACATGCTACATCCACACCAGCCGGAGATCTCAAGGAGTATAATGCTCTCATTCATTGTTTTGGCCAGAACCCTGAG TTGAGAGTGAACTCTACAAAATCCATGATTGGTCACCTACTAGGAGCAGCTGGTGCTGTAGAAGCTGTTGCAGCAGTGCAG GCGATACGAACTGGGTGGATACATCCAAATATCAATCTGGAAAACCCAGATGAGGGAGTG GATACAAAACTACTAGTGGGTCCAAAGAAAGAGAGGCTGGACGTTAAGGTGGCATTGTCTAACTCATTTGGGTTCGGTGGCCACAACTCATCGGTCTTGTTTGCCCCATACCAGTAG